The following are from one region of the Nitrospirota bacterium genome:
- a CDS encoding S8 family peptidase: MRRAILSIVTAFMVCGCATEQAPVPGVVGAPPRDLPRAAGAEAAHTGIPNDTFYASTGAWGQPFLDQWYLHRVGFLPKGSGRSAWDIETGEGRPVIVAVLDTGLDYYHPDLKRSSVWQNPKPNKKGEDPNGYENDFIGWNFVDQNNNPWDNDGHGTFVAGIIAATANNGQGITGINWGAQIMPLKILNVFAHGKVFDLARALVYAVDHGAKIVNLSLEGERLNKTEQLAIDYAYQKGALIVVAGGNQGSETNGRGPVGLNHVLGVAALDLNDKRAAFSNWGRHIKIAAPGVDILSLRARRTDFMLLTGAQDYKPGESFVGPQNQFMRASGTSFAAPMVSAVASLIWAKYPNLTNVQVERMLLESADDVEVPGWDQFTGAGRLNAVAALKADPNYFLTAKVHEVSVEQVGGKPVIQVSGTAVGSKLKRYEIQLGQGEQPTTWKTVATEQGKSVEDGALGVFSVKELTAKGTWTVRLVVADDRKTKEARGQLDVE; encoded by the coding sequence ATGCGCCGGGCCATCTTGTCCATCGTCACGGCGTTTATGGTGTGCGGATGCGCCACAGAGCAGGCGCCGGTGCCCGGCGTCGTCGGAGCGCCGCCCCGCGACCTTCCACGGGCCGCCGGAGCCGAGGCCGCGCACACCGGCATCCCCAACGACACGTTCTACGCCTCCACTGGCGCCTGGGGGCAGCCGTTTCTTGACCAGTGGTACCTGCACCGCGTGGGATTTCTCCCGAAGGGCAGCGGACGCTCGGCGTGGGACATCGAAACCGGTGAAGGTCGCCCTGTGATCGTCGCCGTGCTCGATACGGGGCTCGATTACTACCATCCGGACCTCAAACGATCATCCGTGTGGCAAAACCCGAAACCCAACAAGAAAGGCGAGGATCCCAACGGCTACGAAAACGACTTCATCGGTTGGAACTTCGTCGATCAGAACAACAACCCGTGGGACAACGACGGGCACGGCACTTTCGTTGCCGGCATCATCGCGGCAACCGCCAATAATGGCCAGGGCATCACCGGGATCAATTGGGGCGCGCAGATCATGCCCCTCAAGATTCTCAACGTGTTTGCCCACGGCAAAGTGTTCGACCTGGCGCGCGCGCTCGTCTACGCCGTGGACCACGGGGCGAAAATCGTCAACTTGAGCCTGGAGGGAGAGCGGCTGAATAAAACCGAACAACTCGCGATCGATTACGCCTACCAGAAAGGGGCATTGATCGTGGTCGCAGGCGGCAATCAGGGCAGCGAGACGAACGGTCGAGGACCGGTGGGCCTGAACCATGTACTGGGCGTCGCCGCGCTCGATCTCAATGATAAGCGCGCGGCGTTCTCGAACTGGGGCAGACACATCAAGATCGCCGCCCCGGGTGTCGATATCCTCTCGCTGCGGGCACGCCGCACGGATTTCATGTTGCTCACCGGGGCGCAGGACTACAAGCCGGGCGAGAGCTTCGTCGGGCCGCAGAACCAATTCATGCGGGCGTCGGGGACATCGTTTGCCGCCCCGATGGTCTCCGCCGTGGCGTCGCTCATCTGGGCGAAATACCCGAACCTGACCAACGTGCAGGTCGAGCGGATGCTGCTGGAATCGGCGGATGACGTGGAAGTGCCGGGCTGGGATCAGTTCACCGGCGCCGGGCGGCTCAACGCCGTCGCGGCCCTGAAAGCCGACCCGAATTATTTTCTGACCGCCAAAGTCCACGAGGTCTCGGTCGAGCAGGTGGGCGGGAAGCCGGTCATTCAGGTGAGCGGCACCGCAGTCGGGAGCAAGCTCAAACGCTACGAGATTCAGCTTGGCCAAGGCGAGCAGCCGACCACATGGAAAACCGTGGCGACGGAACAGGGCAAATCCGTCGAAGACGGCGCGCTGGGCGTCTTTTCCGTCAAGGAACTGACCGCCAAGGGAACCTGGACGGTTCGGCTCGTGGTCGCGGACGATCGCAAGACCAAGGAAGCGCGCGGGCAACTCGATGTGGAGTAA
- a CDS encoding S8 family serine peptidase: MRRLFVLVLGIGLVGCSADQVSPMRPAVPLDGSASSPTPNDPLYRAKGSWGQPYPDQWALHRIGFAPPGQGPSAWEAATGATVPVIVAVIDTGLDYFHPDLKPENIWRNPKEQPNGIDDDQNGYVDDLIGWNFVDRNNNPWDHAGHGTHVAGIIAAATNNGEGIAGINRAAKIMALKVLNFLGRGRSTGIAEAIFYAVRNGARVINLSLGGHKISQVEQLAIDYAYEKGLVIVVASGNVAEETTDYGMAGSKHVLSVAATDQNDKRAPFSNWGRSVKIAAPGVDILSLRARRTDFVLVSEAENYQPGESFVGAEARYYRASGTSFAAPFVAGVASLLWAKNPALTNAQVERMLLMSADDVEVPGWDQFTGAGRINAAKALRADPDWYLVARITEVRPIQEKGRTVIEVLGTAIGSELDRYVLEIGRGESPTQWQAVGEPLTTAVKEGRLGLVPVNNITAKGEWTIRVAARDRRGTQREARGSLTVE; this comes from the coding sequence ATGCGCCGGCTCTTCGTCCTTGTGCTGGGTATCGGTCTGGTCGGCTGCTCGGCCGACCAGGTCAGCCCGATGCGGCCCGCCGTTCCTCTCGACGGTTCGGCTTCCTCCCCGACGCCGAACGATCCCTTGTACCGCGCCAAGGGGTCCTGGGGGCAGCCCTATCCCGACCAGTGGGCGCTCCATCGCATCGGCTTTGCCCCGCCCGGCCAGGGTCCCTCGGCCTGGGAGGCGGCGACCGGCGCCACTGTTCCCGTCATTGTCGCGGTGATCGATACCGGCCTGGATTATTTTCATCCCGACCTCAAACCCGAAAACATCTGGCGTAATCCGAAGGAGCAGCCGAATGGGATCGACGACGATCAGAACGGCTATGTGGACGATTTGATCGGCTGGAACTTCGTCGATCGCAACAACAATCCGTGGGACCACGCGGGGCACGGCACGCATGTGGCCGGCATCATCGCGGCGGCGACAAACAACGGGGAAGGGATCGCTGGGATCAACCGGGCCGCGAAGATCATGGCGCTCAAGGTCCTGAACTTCCTCGGGCGCGGCCGCAGCACCGGCATTGCTGAGGCGATCTTCTACGCGGTGCGGAACGGCGCGCGGGTGATCAATCTCAGTCTCGGCGGGCACAAGATCTCGCAGGTCGAACAGCTCGCGATCGACTACGCCTATGAAAAGGGCCTGGTCATCGTCGTGGCCTCGGGCAACGTGGCGGAAGAAACAACGGACTACGGGATGGCCGGCTCGAAGCACGTCCTCAGCGTGGCGGCTACGGACCAGAACGACAAGCGGGCGCCCTTCTCCAACTGGGGGCGATCGGTCAAGATCGCAGCCCCCGGCGTGGACATCCTGTCGCTCCGCGCGCGACGCACGGATTTCGTTCTGGTCTCCGAAGCGGAGAACTACCAGCCGGGGGAGTCCTTCGTCGGGGCGGAAGCCCGCTACTACCGCGCAAGCGGAACCTCCTTTGCCGCGCCCTTCGTCGCCGGGGTCGCGTCGCTCTTGTGGGCAAAGAATCCTGCGCTCACCAACGCGCAGGTCGAACGGATGCTTCTGATGTCGGCCGACGACGTCGAAGTGCCGGGCTGGGATCAGTTCACGGGCGCGGGACGGATCAATGCCGCCAAGGCTCTACGCGCGGACCCCGACTGGTACCTGGTGGCGAGAATTACGGAGGTCCGGCCGATTCAAGAGAAAGGCCGGACGGTCATCGAAGTGCTCGGCACGGCCATCGGGAGCGAGTTGGACCGTTACGTCCTGGAGATCGGTCGCGGAGAATCGCCGACGCAGTGGCAGGCGGTCGGAGAGCCGCTGACCACCGCGGTCAAGGAGGGACGATTGGGCCTCGTCCCGGTGAACAACATCACGGCGAAGGGCGAATGGACGATTCGCGTGGCGGCGCGTGATCGGAGAGGAACCCAGCGGGAAGCGCGAGGGTCGTTAACGGTGGAATGA
- a CDS encoding DUF6036 family nucleotidyltransferase, translating into MATINLPPDFKEFLRLLNEHHVEYLLVGGYAVAYHGYPRATADMDVWIATHPDNARRVVSALRTFGFDLPELTPALFQQPGQIIRLGRPPVRIEIATSVSGVEFAECYKARVVDDMDGVMVHVLSLRHLKANKKAAGRYKDLEDLENLPGNEEE; encoded by the coding sequence ATGGCCACGATCAATCTACCGCCCGACTTCAAAGAGTTCTTGAGATTGCTCAACGAACATCACGTTGAGTATTTGCTTGTCGGGGGGTATGCGGTGGCTTATCACGGATACCCTCGCGCCACCGCGGATATGGATGTGTGGATTGCGACGCATCCCGACAATGCCCGCCGCGTCGTGTCGGCGCTTCGAACCTTCGGGTTTGACCTGCCGGAGCTGACCCCGGCGCTCTTTCAACAGCCGGGTCAGATTATTCGGCTCGGCCGCCCGCCCGTTCGGATCGAAATTGCGACAAGCGTTTCAGGGGTGGAGTTCGCCGAATGCTACAAAGCCCGTGTGGTCGATGATATGGACGGCGTCATGGTCCATGTGTTGAGCCTTCGTCATCTGAAGGCCAACAAGAAAGCCGCCGGCCGGTACAAGGACTTGGAAGACCTCGAGAACCTGCCGGGGAACGAGGAGGAATGA
- a CDS encoding TfoX/Sxy family protein: MASKNDTFRDFILDQLSGLRGLTCRAMFGGYGLYRGEEFFGIIHKGRLYFKTNDHTRSAYIAKGMKPFRPNKQQTLNTYYEVPVDVIEDADQLVEWLNRAATQTAGRQGFV; encoded by the coding sequence GTGGCTTCCAAGAACGACACGTTCAGGGACTTCATTCTGGATCAACTGTCCGGCCTGCGCGGCCTGACCTGCCGAGCCATGTTCGGCGGGTACGGCCTGTATCGAGGTGAGGAGTTCTTCGGGATCATCCATAAAGGCCGGCTCTACTTCAAAACGAACGACCACACCCGTTCCGCCTACATCGCCAAGGGCATGAAACCCTTCCGGCCGAACAAGCAGCAGACGCTCAACACCTACTACGAAGTGCCGGTGGACGTGATCGAAGACGCAGACCAATTAGTGGAGTGGCTGAACAGGGCAGCAACACAGACGGCCGGCAGACAAGGCTTCGTCTGA